A single Desulfurispora thermophila DSM 16022 DNA region contains:
- the dnaK gene encoding molecular chaperone DnaK, whose protein sequence is MAKAVGIDLGTTNSVVAVMEGGRPTVIVNAEGGRTTPSVVAFRPDGERLVGQVAKRQAVLNPDKTLYSVKRFIGRRYSEVAEERQLVPYQVVQGQGDTVRFKVGDKLYAPEEISAQVLKKLVDDASKYIGEKITDAVITVPAYFNDAQRQATKDAGRIAGLNVLRIINEPTAAALAYGLEKKKNETILVFDLGGGTFDVSILEVGDGVFEVKATNGDTHLGGDNFDKAIVDWMAEEFMKDYGIDLRRDKQALQRLTEAAEKAKVELSSTMETTISLPFITADASGPKHLELRLTRAKFEDITHHLVERCRGPVLAALADAKLTARDIDEVILVGGSTRIPAVQRLVKELTGKEPNQGVNPDEVVAVGAAIQAGVLAGEVKDVLLLDVTPLSLGVETLGGVMTKIIERNTTIPVRRSQIFSTAEDNQPAVDIHVLQGEREMARDNRTLGMFKLDGIPPAPRGVPQIEVTFDIDANGILTVSARDKATGKEQSVTISGSSTLDKAEVDRMVREAQMYAEEDKKRRQEAEARNEADSLAYQLERQLKEHQDKLPVHEKARFEQLVQDTRSALKDSAPIDRIRSLISDLQQALYSIPNLVGGTGATGGCAGGSCGTAGGGRAAGAAGDVVDAEFEEK, encoded by the coding sequence ATGGCCAAAGCAGTGGGAATAGACCTGGGAACTACCAACTCGGTGGTGGCCGTCATGGAGGGCGGTCGCCCCACAGTAATTGTTAACGCAGAAGGGGGACGCACCACACCTTCGGTGGTGGCCTTCCGCCCGGACGGCGAGCGCCTGGTGGGGCAGGTGGCCAAGCGCCAGGCCGTGCTCAACCCGGACAAAACACTGTACTCGGTGAAGCGCTTCATCGGCCGCCGCTACTCGGAAGTGGCCGAAGAGCGCCAGCTGGTGCCCTACCAGGTGGTGCAGGGGCAGGGCGACACCGTGCGCTTTAAAGTAGGCGACAAGCTCTACGCCCCCGAGGAAATATCCGCCCAGGTGCTGAAAAAGCTGGTGGACGACGCTTCCAAATACATCGGCGAAAAGATCACCGACGCGGTGATCACCGTGCCGGCCTACTTCAACGACGCCCAGCGCCAGGCCACCAAGGACGCCGGGCGCATTGCCGGCCTGAACGTGCTGCGCATTATCAACGAGCCCACCGCCGCCGCGCTGGCCTACGGGCTGGAGAAAAAGAAAAACGAGACCATCCTGGTCTTCGACCTGGGCGGCGGCACCTTTGACGTGTCCATCCTGGAAGTGGGCGACGGCGTCTTCGAGGTGAAGGCCACCAACGGCGATACCCACCTGGGTGGCGACAACTTCGACAAGGCCATCGTGGACTGGATGGCCGAGGAATTCATGAAAGACTACGGCATTGACCTGCGCCGCGATAAACAGGCCCTGCAGCGTCTGACCGAAGCGGCGGAAAAGGCCAAAGTGGAGCTTTCCAGCACCATGGAAACCACCATCAGCCTGCCCTTCATCACGGCCGACGCCTCCGGTCCCAAGCACCTGGAGCTGAGGCTGACCCGGGCCAAATTCGAGGACATCACCCACCACCTGGTGGAACGCTGCCGCGGCCCGGTGCTGGCCGCCCTGGCCGACGCCAAGCTTACCGCCCGGGACATTGACGAGGTCATCCTGGTGGGCGGCTCCACCCGTATCCCGGCCGTGCAGCGCCTGGTGAAGGAGCTAACCGGCAAGGAGCCCAACCAGGGTGTCAACCCGGACGAAGTGGTGGCCGTAGGCGCAGCCATCCAGGCCGGCGTGCTGGCGGGCGAAGTGAAGGACGTGCTACTGCTGGACGTCACGCCCCTCTCCCTGGGTGTGGAAACCCTGGGCGGCGTGATGACCAAAATCATCGAGCGCAACACCACCATTCCGGTGCGGCGCAGCCAGATCTTCAGCACGGCGGAAGACAACCAGCCGGCCGTGGACATCCACGTGCTGCAGGGCGAGCGGGAAATGGCCCGGGACAACCGCACCCTGGGCATGTTCAAACTGGACGGTATCCCGCCCGCACCGCGCGGTGTACCGCAAATCGAAGTGACCTTTGACATCGACGCCAACGGCATCCTCACCGTGAGCGCCCGGGACAAAGCCACGGGCAAAGAACAGAGCGTGACCATCAGCGGTTCCAGCACCCTGGACAAAGCCGAGGTAGACCGCATGGTGCGGGAAGCCCAGATGTACGCCGAGGAGGACAAAAAGCGCCGCCAGGAAGCCGAAGCCCGCAACGAGGCCGACAGCCTGGCCTACCAGCTGGAGCGCCAGCTCAAAGAGCACCAGGACAAACTGCCCGTGCACGAAAAAGCCCGCTTTGAACAGCTGGTGCAGGATACCAGAAGCGCCTTGAAAGATAGCGCACCCATCGACCGCATCCGCTCCCTGATCAGCGACCTGCAGCAGGCCCTGTACAGCATCCCCAACCTGGTGGGCGGCACCGGCGCCACCGGCGGCTGCGCGGGCGGCAGCTGCGGCACGGCCGGCGGAGGGCGTGCGGCTGGCGCGGCCGGCGATGTGGTGGACGCCGAGTTTGAGGAGAAGTAA
- a CDS encoding carboxymuconolactone decarboxylase family protein, translating to MSCEKHHSPSLEMQLARELPEVMKGFMQLHGAVIKDGVLSAKQKELIAVGIAVAVRCSYCIAHHVKRAKELGASRQEILEAASVAMLMGGGPAVAYSTEVLKLLGEE from the coding sequence ATGTCCTGTGAAAAACACCACAGCCCCAGTCTGGAAATGCAGCTGGCGCGGGAACTGCCTGAGGTAATGAAGGGCTTTATGCAATTGCACGGTGCGGTGATCAAAGACGGCGTCCTTTCCGCCAAACAAAAAGAGCTGATTGCCGTGGGCATCGCCGTAGCCGTCCGCTGCTCCTACTGCATCGCCCACCACGTCAAGCGGGCCAAAGAGCTGGGGGCCAGCCGGCAGGAAATCCTGGAAGCGGCCAGCGTGGCCATGCTCATGGGCGGCGGCCCGGCCGTGGCCTATTCCACCGAGGTGCTCAAACTGCTGGGGGAGGAGTAG
- a CDS encoding type II toxin-antitoxin system VapC family toxin: MSRYICLDTSVLVKTLVEEEDTDKALALLDKVVLSGQLIVLPAFAWAEVGSVLRKMRRVNKLTVQEANDLWLEFRNFPGIEYLSDDAVMEQAWKISRYFDLPTLYDASFLAVAEVVTERTGEMCEYWTCDEKLINQLNGRRKYVRWLKEL, encoded by the coding sequence ATGAGTAGATATATATGTTTGGACACATCCGTACTGGTGAAAACCCTGGTGGAAGAAGAGGATACAGACAAAGCACTGGCTTTACTGGACAAGGTGGTTCTCAGTGGACAGCTTATTGTTCTCCCGGCGTTTGCCTGGGCAGAAGTGGGTAGTGTTCTCAGAAAGATGCGCAGGGTAAACAAACTGACCGTACAGGAGGCGAACGATCTGTGGCTTGAGTTCAGGAATTTCCCGGGGATTGAGTATTTGTCGGACGATGCGGTAATGGAGCAAGCATGGAAAATCAGTCGCTATTTCGATTTGCCTACTCTGTACGATGCGTCATTCCTCGCTGTTGCTGAAGTGGTGACGGAAAGAACTGGAGAGATGTGCGAATACTGGACGTGCGATGAAAAATTAATAAACCAGCTAAATGGCCGCAGGAAATATGTGCGGTGGCTTAAAGAGCTTTGA
- a CDS encoding type II toxin-antitoxin system Phd/YefM family antitoxin, with amino-acid sequence MRMVNVTDLRVSIRKVLLEISKTREPVAILQRSRPVAYLIDAETFENMQKASGSELEMLKKARIERLGKIAQLRAKIARRGKWSDSTQIVRELRERPGRHE; translated from the coding sequence ATGCGCATGGTGAATGTAACCGATCTGAGAGTAAGCATACGCAAAGTTTTACTGGAAATAAGTAAAACCAGAGAGCCGGTTGCCATCTTGCAGCGTTCCAGGCCTGTAGCGTATTTGATCGATGCAGAAACGTTCGAGAATATGCAAAAGGCAAGCGGATCTGAATTAGAAATGTTAAAAAAAGCCAGAATAGAACGCCTGGGAAAAATAGCTCAACTCAGGGCTAAAATTGCCAGAAGAGGAAAGTGGAGCGATTCTACTCAAATTGTACGGGAGTTGAGAGAAAGACCGGGACGCCATGAGTAG
- a CDS encoding AMP-binding protein, which yields MRLKATPASQRTRSGVHMALQLSQEKPPALDAIFHFQEQQLRQFIPRLYLSSPFYRRKLDQAGVDPAGIKTMADLERVPFTSKSELRDAYPLGLMAVPEEQVVRIHSSSGTTGKPVIVPYTAGDVNVWAEMMARCLALAGIGRRDRVQITPGYGLWTAGIGFQAGVERLGAMAVPTGPGNTEKQLEMLVDLKSTVLIGTSSYGLLLAEEVARRGLQNKIALQKGIFGSERWGEKMRARIEELLGIETFDIYGLTEIYGPGIAIDCPQHRGLHYWYDHLLFEIIDPATGKQLPPGQQGELVITTLTKEGMPLLRYRTHDITAIEPAPCPCGSPYPTIQRVLGRTDDMIKIKGVNIYPGQIDHVLRQTPGASSEYQIILTRHQGKDNMLLKVEGEAGFDPAQVAESCRRNIKARIGVLVDVEVVPCGSLPRSEKKSKRVYDLREE from the coding sequence GTGCGCTTGAAAGCCACCCCGGCCTCACAGCGCACCAGATCGGGTGTCCATATGGCCCTGCAGCTCTCACAGGAAAAACCCCCGGCGCTGGACGCCATATTCCATTTCCAGGAACAACAGCTGCGCCAGTTCATCCCCCGCCTGTATTTGAGCTCTCCCTTTTACCGGCGCAAACTGGACCAGGCCGGCGTGGACCCGGCCGGCATCAAGACCATGGCCGATCTGGAGCGGGTGCCCTTCACCAGCAAGAGCGAACTGCGCGACGCCTACCCGCTGGGACTCATGGCCGTGCCCGAAGAGCAGGTGGTACGCATCCACTCCTCCTCGGGCACCACGGGTAAACCGGTCATCGTGCCCTACACGGCCGGCGATGTAAACGTCTGGGCCGAGATGATGGCCCGCTGCCTGGCCCTGGCCGGGATAGGCAGGCGCGACCGGGTGCAGATCACGCCGGGCTACGGCCTGTGGACGGCCGGCATCGGCTTCCAGGCCGGCGTGGAAAGGCTGGGAGCCATGGCCGTACCCACCGGGCCAGGCAACACGGAAAAACAGCTGGAAATGCTGGTGGACCTGAAAAGCACCGTGCTCATCGGCACCTCCTCCTACGGCCTGCTGCTGGCCGAAGAAGTGGCCCGGCGCGGCCTGCAAAATAAAATAGCCCTCCAAAAGGGCATTTTCGGCTCGGAGCGCTGGGGCGAAAAAATGCGCGCCCGCATTGAAGAACTTTTGGGCATCGAAACCTTCGACATCTACGGCCTGACCGAGATTTACGGTCCGGGCATCGCCATCGACTGCCCGCAGCACCGCGGCCTGCACTACTGGTATGACCACTTGCTTTTTGAGATCATCGACCCGGCCACGGGCAAACAGCTGCCCCCCGGCCAGCAGGGCGAACTGGTCATCACCACCCTGACCAAGGAGGGCATGCCCCTTTTGCGCTACCGCACCCACGACATCACGGCCATTGAACCCGCGCCCTGTCCCTGCGGCAGTCCCTACCCCACCATCCAGCGGGTGCTGGGCCGCACCGACGACATGATCAAAATCAAGGGCGTAAACATCTATCCCGGCCAGATCGACCACGTGCTGCGCCAGACGCCGGGAGCCAGCAGCGAATACCAGATCATCCTCACCCGCCATCAGGGCAAAGACAACATGCTGCTGAAAGTGGAAGGCGAAGCCGGCTTCGACCCGGCACAGGTGGCGGAAAGCTGCCGGCGCAACATCAAAGCGCGCATCGGCGTGCTGGTGGATGTAGAGGTAGTGCCCTGCGGCAGCCTGCCGCGCAGCGAAAAGAAAAGCAAGCGGGTGTATGATCTGCGGGAGGAGTAA
- a CDS encoding indolepyruvate oxidoreductase subunit beta has translation MMERLDIVICGVGGQGSVLAAHTLARATMGKGLPVRTSEVIGMAQREGPVTGHVRLGTGIHGPIIPDGRADFLLGLELAEAVRGLAKLRPGGTALVSRTAIVPVTVRLGLSTYDQQALTSYLTRAIAARGGRLYLLDTTDLARAAGNIKTANAALLGAFAALPGLPFTPGELLASLLTMLPEKLHAVNQRAFQAGYEQMQPALNGSARPAPAPDLSITA, from the coding sequence ATGATGGAAAGACTGGATATAGTCATCTGCGGCGTGGGGGGCCAGGGTTCCGTGCTGGCCGCCCACACCCTGGCCCGGGCAACCATGGGCAAAGGCCTGCCCGTGCGCACATCGGAAGTGATCGGCATGGCCCAGCGGGAAGGGCCGGTCACCGGCCACGTTCGCCTGGGAACCGGCATCCACGGCCCCATCATACCCGACGGCCGGGCCGATTTTCTGCTGGGACTGGAGCTGGCCGAGGCAGTGCGCGGCCTGGCCAAACTGCGCCCGGGCGGCACGGCCCTGGTCAGCCGGACGGCCATTGTGCCTGTCACCGTGCGCCTGGGCCTGTCCACCTACGACCAGCAGGCCCTTACCTCATACCTGACCCGGGCTATTGCCGCCCGGGGCGGCCGGCTGTACCTGCTGGACACAACCGACCTGGCCCGGGCGGCGGGCAACATCAAAACCGCCAACGCGGCCCTGCTGGGCGCTTTCGCCGCCCTGCCCGGCCTGCCCTTTACGCCCGGCGAACTGCTGGCCAGCCTGCTGACCATGCTGCCGGAAAAACTGCACGCCGTAAACCAGCGGGCCTTCCAGGCCGGCTATGAGCAAATGCAGCCCGCGCTCAACGGCTCAGCCCGGCCCGCCCCGGCACCCGATCTGAGTATTACAGCGTAA
- the iorA gene encoding indolepyruvate ferredoxin oxidoreductase subunit alpha: MPVKLLMGNQAIAYGALEAGVQVAAAYPGTPSSEILATLAQLAGEHNIYAEWSVNEKVALETAIGASYAGARALAAMKQVGLNVALDPLMSLAYIGVKGGLVLVVADDPGPHSSQTEQDSRFVARLAKLPVLDPATPQEAKDMARYAFDLSEKLGLPVLLRPTTRVCHVCQDVPLPDTQPTPRAVEGFDKDPRWVILPSLTARRHPWLNAQQDKAREILQQSPFNRLVRQSTGDTLGIISCGVSTGYVLEALEIAGIEATVLHIGTPYPLPEQPVRQLLSQVKHVLVVEELYPVVEEQVALLAWRDQLPVTISGKQDGLVPREGELDVDKVRHVLEQFARRFAPAISCSYLPPTAETPLDSTDRGQVPACPNPGNTRSDTTPPLPMRPPVLCAGCPHRASFYAARQATADLDVVFCGDIGCYTLGAMPPLSATHTCLCMGAGITIAAGLQRAEPQRKHIAFIGDSTFFHTGIPGLINAVYNGTDITVVVLDNRTTAMTGHQPHPGLGRTASGNKAPAINIAAIARACGAGLVMEADPYNLGEAQAAIRQAVLHPGPAVVVLQRECVALVRSQKRCAVDSQACLACGQCVEELGCPALERQADGTVQTGAGCHGCGVCTQVCPAEAIQIKER, encoded by the coding sequence ATGCCAGTAAAACTGCTCATGGGCAACCAGGCCATCGCTTACGGAGCCCTGGAAGCGGGCGTGCAGGTGGCCGCCGCCTATCCGGGCACCCCTTCCTCGGAAATCCTGGCCACCCTGGCCCAGCTCGCCGGGGAGCACAACATATACGCTGAATGGTCGGTCAATGAAAAAGTGGCTCTGGAGACGGCCATCGGCGCCTCTTACGCCGGAGCGCGGGCCCTGGCGGCCATGAAACAGGTGGGGCTGAATGTGGCCTTGGACCCCCTGATGAGCCTGGCATACATTGGCGTCAAAGGGGGACTGGTGCTGGTGGTGGCCGACGACCCCGGCCCGCACAGTTCGCAAACCGAGCAGGACAGCCGCTTTGTGGCCCGCCTGGCCAAACTGCCCGTGCTGGACCCGGCCACTCCGCAAGAGGCCAAGGATATGGCCCGCTATGCTTTTGACCTTTCCGAAAAACTGGGCCTGCCCGTGCTGCTGCGCCCCACCACCCGGGTTTGCCACGTCTGCCAGGATGTGCCCCTGCCCGATACCCAACCAACACCACGGGCGGTGGAAGGCTTTGATAAAGACCCGCGCTGGGTCATCCTGCCTTCCCTGACCGCCCGCCGCCACCCCTGGCTGAACGCCCAGCAGGACAAGGCCCGGGAGATCCTGCAGCAGTCGCCCTTCAACCGGCTGGTGCGCCAGAGCACAGGGGATACACTGGGCATTATCTCCTGCGGCGTGAGTACCGGATACGTGCTGGAAGCGCTGGAGATAGCGGGTATAGAGGCCACTGTGCTGCACATCGGCACGCCTTACCCCCTGCCCGAACAGCCGGTGCGGCAACTGCTAAGCCAGGTCAAGCACGTGCTGGTGGTGGAAGAACTCTACCCGGTGGTGGAAGAACAGGTGGCACTGCTGGCCTGGCGCGACCAACTGCCCGTGACCATATCCGGCAAACAGGACGGTCTGGTACCACGGGAAGGCGAACTGGATGTGGACAAAGTGCGGCACGTGCTGGAGCAATTTGCCCGGCGTTTTGCTCCGGCCATTTCCTGCTCGTACCTGCCGCCCACCGCCGAAACCCCACTGGACAGCACCGACCGGGGACAGGTGCCTGCTTGCCCCAACCCGGGCAACACCCGGAGCGACACCACACCGCCCCTGCCCATGCGCCCGCCCGTGCTGTGCGCCGGCTGCCCGCACCGCGCTTCCTTCTACGCGGCACGGCAGGCCACCGCCGACCTGGACGTGGTCTTTTGCGGCGACATCGGTTGCTACACCCTGGGGGCCATGCCGCCCCTCTCCGCCACCCATACCTGCCTGTGCATGGGGGCGGGCATCACCATAGCCGCCGGCCTGCAGCGGGCCGAACCCCAACGCAAACACATCGCCTTTATCGGGGACTCCACCTTTTTCCACACCGGCATCCCCGGTTTGATCAACGCGGTGTACAACGGCACGGACATCACTGTGGTGGTGCTGGACAACCGCACCACGGCCATGACCGGCCACCAGCCCCACCCCGGCCTGGGGCGCACCGCCAGTGGCAACAAAGCGCCCGCAATTAATATCGCCGCCATCGCCCGGGCCTGCGGGGCCGGCCTGGTCATGGAAGCCGACCCCTACAATCTGGGTGAAGCGCAGGCGGCAATCCGCCAGGCCGTCCTGCACCCCGGCCCGGCCGTGGTAGTGCTGCAAAGGGAATGTGTGGCGCTGGTGCGGTCGCAAAAGCGCTGCGCAGTGGACAGCCAGGCCTGTCTGGCGTGCGGCCAGTGCGTGGAAGAACTGGGCTGTCCGGCCCTGGAACGACAGGCCGACGGCACGGTGCAAACAGGAGCAGGCTGCCACGGCTGCGGTGTATGCACCCAGGTCTGCCCGGCGGAGGCCATTCAAATAAAGGAGCGATAA
- a CDS encoding type II toxin-antitoxin system HicA family toxin has protein sequence MTRLPRVTGKEILRALQRAGFEVVRVSGSHYHLSRPGRPLVTVPVHAGEVLSPIVVKSILNQAGLTVEELIDLL, from the coding sequence ATGACACGGCTACCCCGCGTGACAGGAAAGGAAATTTTAAGGGCCTTGCAACGGGCAGGGTTTGAAGTGGTAAGAGTATCCGGTAGTCATTACCACCTGTCCAGGCCTGGACGCCCGCTCGTTACGGTGCCGGTACATGCAGGCGAAGTACTTAGCCCCATTGTTGTTAAATCCATCCTCAACCAGGCCGGACTGACGGTGGAAGAATTGATTGACTTGCTATAA
- a CDS encoding type II toxin-antitoxin system HicB family antitoxin, with protein MQRRFKVILEWCPDEKVFVVTVPALPGCISQGKNREEALERIQEAITGYLEAAKAIGQPIPDSDVEFAEVQVSVV; from the coding sequence ATGCAGCGCAGGTTTAAGGTAATCCTGGAGTGGTGCCCGGATGAAAAGGTGTTTGTCGTCACTGTGCCGGCACTACCCGGCTGTATCTCTCAGGGCAAAAACAGAGAAGAAGCTCTGGAGCGTATCCAGGAAGCTATAACCGGCTACCTTGAGGCAGCAAAGGCCATAGGCCAGCCGATTCCTGACAGCGATGTGGAATTTGCGGAAGTACAGGTAAGTGTGGTATGA